A single region of the Sorghum bicolor cultivar BTx623 chromosome 9, Sorghum_bicolor_NCBIv3, whole genome shotgun sequence genome encodes:
- the LOC8068203 gene encoding MADS-box transcription factor 56: MPRNHGKVKIQWIVQKAARNATFRKRCATLLEKAKKLSVLCQIPVAMVVYGPDNAEPAFWPENLDEAKGIMRSYLELPEASKETQRLNNEGFLRNALKKMRKRFETYKATAGQLEVNLILNDVSLGRRSNLDDLAPELAAAVRSNVALLRSSVNERVNSLTSAAAAVVLPPLAPEEAVAAMPVPSQEEPLMVAPLAMAPPMVANSPLFVLPSPPLDPDVLLVPPQEPLMAPSQEPLMVPPFAMAPPADVPVLVPVPHTLQAAVGDPLAPAAGVGVDDDDGFPRDGSYLLEVADAILDDDSGRQATEEDVDRLLWEHGLESFIKPKP, from the coding sequence ATGCCTCGTAATCACGGGAAGGTCAAGATCCAATGGATCGTCCAGAAAGCTGCGCGGAACGCGACGTTCCGGAAGCGCTGCGCCACGCTGCTGGAGAAGGCCAAGAAGCTCTCCGTCCTGTGCCAAATCCCAGTGGCCATGGTGGTGTACGGCCCCGATAACGCCGAGCCGGCGTTCTGGCCGGAGAATCTTGACGAGGCCAAGGGCATCATGCGGAGCTATCTAGAGCTGCCTGAGGCCTCCAAGGAGACGCAAAGGCTGAACAACGAGGGCTTTCTGCGTAATGCCTTGAAGAAGATGCGGAAAAGGTTTGAGACCTACAAGGCCACCGCCGGCCAGCTCGAGGTAAACCTCATCCTCAACGACGTCAGCCTCGGCCGCCGCAGCAACCTCGACGACCTGGCCCCtgagctcgccgccgccgtcaggTCCAACGTCGCCTTGCTCAGGAGCTCCGTCAACGAGCGCGTTAACTCGCTCACCTCGGCCGCAGCGGCAGTCGTTCTGCCACCGCTTGCACCGGAAGAAGCTGTGGCGGCGATGCCTGTACCATCGCAGGAGGAGCCACTGATGGTGGCGCCACTTGCTATGGCGCCGCCGATGGTGGCGAACTCGCCGCTGTTTGTGctgccgtcgccgccgctgGATCCCGATGTGCTGCTGGTGCCACCGCAGGAGCCCCTGATGGCGCCGTCGCAGGAGCCACTCATGGTGCCACCATTTGCGATGGCGCCACCAGCTGATGTGCCGGTGCTGGTGCCGGTGCCACATACGCTTCAGGCAGCGGTGGGGGATCCTCTTGCCCCTGCTGCTGGtgtgggtgttgacgatgacgaCGGTTTTCCCCGGGATGGAAGCTATCTTCTTGAGGTGGCGGACGCCATCTTGGACGATGACAGTGGACGCCAGGCCACTGAAGAGGACGTCGACCGTCTGCTCTGGGAGCACGGcctcgagagcttcatcaagccCAAGCCCTAA